The nucleotide sequence TGATACTACCGTAATTCAGAAGGCCAATTAGCGTATCCTCTTCAATAACTAATTTGGGTTTAGCCAGTTTTTTCGGAAACCCCCATATTTCGCGGCCACCGGCAATGGGAGCATGACAGTCAAGAAACATGGAAATCGTAAATCCGCCCTCCTCACCTTTGTACCTAACCGGGATAACTTGGCCTGATTCAGTGTAATCACCAAATCCAGTTGAATCAGGCATACGAATAAATTCAAATTTAATAACCGGCTCAATTAACTCTAAAGGTGGGGGTAAAACGGCTTGTAAGAGCTCGGGATCTGTTTCGTAGGTGATAATAAAAAATTCGCGGTTTATAAATCGGTAAGGTCCTGCTGGGTAGGTGTTTATCCAACGAGGGGCAGGCATATCAAATTCATTGTTAATAAACGATTTTCCTTTGCCCAAGTGCTTTTTATCCATAATTTTTGACCTCTCTGTGCGCTGCTATACTCTCTCAGTAGAACAATAAGCAATGGCTATGATTTCTTTTTAGCAACCAGTTTAAAATCGACTTTAACATCGTCTTTTATTTCATCAGTACTAGCCCAGTCACCCTGGCCAACGCCAAATGTACTGCGTTTGAATGTAGTCGTGCCTTCGACCAGCGCCATCCCGGGTGAGGTTTCTACTGCAGTAAATGTTAAAGTAACAGGAGCAGATTTATCACG is from Legionella donaldsonii and encodes:
- a CDS encoding acetoacetate decarboxylase; amino-acid sequence: MDKKHLGKGKSFINNEFDMPAPRWINTYPAGPYRFINREFFIITYETDPELLQAVLPPPLELIEPVIKFEFIRMPDSTGFGDYTESGQVIPVRYKGEEGGFTISMFLDCHAPIAGGREIWGFPKKLAKPKLVIEEDTLIGLLNYGSIRIATATMGYKHHPADKEKVLEAMKKPVFLLKNIPGVDGTPEVNQLTRTYLQDITIKGAWTGPGSLELHPHALAPIANFYIKRIVSVSHFITDLTLPYGDVVEDYLTHKK